One Candidatus Culexarchaeum yellowstonense genomic region harbors:
- a CDS encoding radical SAM protein: MTYVLRRFDPWGSPLCTCPPKYSLSPYTGCGHACRYCYITSYIRDGFNPRVKEKFLLHLRRDLVKADLSLPISIANSSDPYTPPEGVSKVTREALRMLLSFDAGAIIITKSNLVVRDLDILCRGRFTVSFTITTLDDSLARVLEPYAPPPSMRVEALRVLCKAGVPCSVRIDPIIPGVNDGFDSIKRIVSLVAELGVKHIVSSTYKAKPDNFNRILEAFPGKADLFKRLYLEGGVKIGGVRYMGEKLRYSYMKMVRGLADDYGLTFSTCREGFRDLQSSETCDGTHLIPKRG; this comes from the coding sequence ATGACTTACGTTTTACGTAGGTTTGATCCTTGGGGTTCTCCGCTTTGTACTTGTCCTCCTAAGTATAGTTTGTCTCCCTATACTGGTTGTGGTCATGCTTGTAGGTATTGCTATATAACCTCCTATATTCGTGATGGTTTTAATCCTAGGGTTAAGGAGAAGTTTCTTTTACATCTTAGGCGTGATTTGGTTAAGGCTGATCTCTCCCTCCCCATATCCATTGCCAATAGCTCTGACCCTTATACTCCCCCTGAAGGTGTTTCGAAGGTTACCCGTGAAGCTTTAAGGATGCTTTTATCTTTTGATGCTGGTGCCATAATTATTACTAAGTCTAATCTTGTGGTTAGGGATTTGGATATTCTTTGTAGGGGGAGGTTTACGGTTAGTTTCACCATAACCACTCTTGATGATTCTTTGGCTAGAGTTTTGGAGCCTTATGCTCCTCCGCCATCCATGAGGGTTGAAGCTTTAAGGGTTTTGTGTAAGGCTGGTGTTCCATGTTCCGTTAGGATTGATCCAATAATTCCAGGGGTTAATGATGGTTTTGATTCCATTAAGCGTATAGTTTCTTTGGTGGCTGAGCTTGGTGTTAAGCATATTGTCTCCTCAACCTATAAGGCTAAACCAGACAATTTCAATAGGATTTTAGAAGCCTTCCCAGGGAAGGCTGACTTATTTAAGCGTCTATACCTTGAGGGTGGTGTTAAGATTGGTGGTGTTAGGTATATGGGTGAGAAGCTTAGATATAGTTATATGAAGATGGTTAGAGGGTTGGCTGATGATTATGGTTTAACCTTCTCCACATGCCGTGAAGGGTTTAGAGATCTTCAATCCTCCGAAACTTGTGATGGAACCCACCTAATACCTAAGAGGGGTTAA
- a CDS encoding M14 family metallopeptidase: MGIMSPREFFGFEIGEDRKLARWDKIVEYFKHLAENSNRIKVVELGKTTEGNPFILAYISSPENLRDLEKYRWISHRLADPRGLSEGEVERFVKEGKVVFVITNSLHATEVGGTQMSIELAYKLVTGEDETTKKILDNVILLLFPCINPDGQIMVVDWYNKYLGTEYEGTSPPWLYHKYVGHDNNRDAWMLTQVESKLIADAIYRFWKPQVFIDNHQMGSYSARLYVPPYYDPICPEVDPLVYREHQWFGGFMTVKLEEAGCQGVESGPPFTAEMLAGFLDMANLMNVCAMLTESASVKIATPIYVHKHQLTGNRGRVGDKKQYSFPNPWPGGWWKLKDIIKQQLVSNMAALELAARMKDTILRNMYIKAKRNIEKGLNEPPYAYVIPIDSQADPGAALRMVDLLLKWGVEVFVCEGEVRVGNRVYPSGTYFAFAAQPYRGMLRYLLEKTIYPDNEWTRARDGTPIRPYDTATFTVPDYLGVRVDVLDVKPEGVFRRVDGNIYPVYHVSSSNYGYIVSSAYNSAFSVVNDILNSGGHVYRILSSVTVDGNTYPSGSFYIPSDVNSSLLEHLSNKYHVPIVPLKFKLDVEVREVRRLRVGIYQRYYGGNIDEGWTRWILEQHGFPYEVIKDKDIIDGKLPEKIDLLIFADDSPALILGESKEAIEKALSELYRRPVVLPPTPPEYMSGIKKEGLEKVKDFVNNGGTLLTFNSSCELAIDAFKLPINIPSKKLDPKEFFCPSTILKVNVDNTHPLCYGMPKLAYVMYHNSMILELVPAFNNEAYQTPLTYPESDIMQSGWLIGEKYLSRKPALIDAKQGKGRIVLYAFRPQFRGQTLGTFKTIFNAIIQ, from the coding sequence ATGGGAATAATGAGTCCAAGGGAATTCTTTGGTTTTGAGATTGGTGAAGATAGGAAGCTGGCTAGATGGGATAAGATCGTGGAATACTTCAAACACCTAGCAGAAAACTCAAACAGAATAAAAGTCGTGGAATTGGGGAAAACCACAGAGGGAAACCCATTCATACTAGCATACATAAGCTCACCAGAGAATCTGAGGGATTTGGAGAAGTATCGTTGGATTTCCCATAGGCTTGCCGATCCCCGGGGATTGAGTGAAGGTGAAGTTGAGAGGTTTGTTAAGGAGGGTAAGGTTGTCTTCGTCATAACCAATAGTCTTCATGCCACTGAGGTTGGCGGAACACAAATGTCCATTGAATTAGCATACAAACTGGTAACTGGTGAAGATGAAACAACAAAGAAAATTTTGGATAATGTGATTCTACTACTATTCCCATGCATTAACCCTGACGGCCAAATTATGGTTGTGGATTGGTATAACAAGTATCTTGGAACTGAGTATGAGGGGACTTCGCCTCCATGGTTGTATCATAAGTATGTGGGTCATGATAATAATAGGGATGCTTGGATGCTTACTCAAGTGGAGTCCAAATTGATTGCTGATGCCATTTATAGATTTTGGAAGCCTCAAGTTTTCATTGATAATCATCAGATGGGGAGTTATAGTGCCAGATTATACGTTCCTCCATACTATGATCCCATATGTCCCGAAGTTGATCCACTGGTTTATCGTGAGCATCAATGGTTTGGTGGATTTATGACCGTTAAGCTTGAGGAAGCGGGATGCCAGGGGGTTGAGAGTGGCCCACCATTCACAGCTGAGATGCTTGCAGGCTTCTTGGATATGGCTAACTTAATGAATGTTTGCGCCATGCTCACTGAATCTGCTAGTGTTAAGATTGCTACGCCAATATATGTTCATAAACATCAATTAACTGGGAATAGGGGGAGAGTTGGAGATAAAAAGCAATACAGCTTCCCAAACCCATGGCCAGGAGGATGGTGGAAACTAAAAGACATCATAAAACAACAATTAGTATCCAATATGGCGGCACTGGAATTGGCTGCTAGGATGAAGGATACCATTTTGAGGAATATGTACATTAAAGCTAAGAGGAATATTGAGAAGGGGCTTAATGAACCCCCATATGCATATGTGATTCCAATTGATTCTCAGGCTGATCCTGGGGCTGCATTGAGGATGGTGGATTTGTTGTTGAAGTGGGGTGTTGAGGTTTTCGTTTGTGAGGGTGAGGTTAGGGTTGGTAATAGGGTTTATCCCAGTGGAACATACTTTGCATTTGCAGCTCAGCCTTATAGGGGGATGCTCCGATACCTTTTGGAGAAGACTATTTATCCTGATAATGAGTGGACTCGTGCCCGTGATGGTACTCCAATAAGACCCTACGATACAGCTACATTCACAGTTCCAGATTATCTTGGTGTTAGGGTGGATGTTCTTGATGTTAAGCCTGAGGGTGTGTTTAGACGTGTTGATGGCAATATTTATCCAGTTTATCATGTTTCAAGTTCCAATTACGGTTACATTGTTTCATCAGCATACAACTCTGCATTCAGTGTTGTGAATGATATTCTCAATTCTGGTGGGCATGTCTACAGAATCCTTTCATCCGTAACCGTTGATGGGAATACTTATCCATCTGGCTCATTCTACATTCCAAGTGATGTTAATTCAAGTTTATTGGAGCATCTCTCCAACAAGTATCACGTCCCCATAGTTCCATTGAAGTTTAAGCTTGATGTTGAGGTTCGTGAGGTTAGGAGGCTTAGGGTTGGAATTTATCAGCGTTATTATGGTGGGAATATAGATGAGGGGTGGACTAGGTGGATTCTTGAGCAACATGGATTCCCATATGAAGTGATTAAGGATAAGGATATAATTGATGGTAAGCTTCCAGAGAAGATCGACCTACTAATATTTGCTGATGATAGTCCAGCTTTAATTCTTGGTGAGAGTAAGGAGGCTATTGAGAAGGCTCTCTCAGAATTGTATAGGAGGCCTGTGGTCTTACCTCCAACACCACCAGAATATATGAGTGGGATTAAGAAGGAGGGTTTGGAGAAGGTTAAGGATTTCGTGAATAATGGTGGAACACTATTAACCTTCAATTCAAGTTGTGAACTGGCCATAGATGCCTTCAAATTGCCAATAAACATCCCATCAAAGAAGCTTGATCCAAAGGAGTTCTTCTGCCCCTCAACAATACTAAAGGTTAATGTTGACAATACACATCCACTTTGTTATGGAATGCCAAAATTGGCTTACGTCATGTATCACAATAGCATGATACTTGAATTGGTTCCAGCATTCAATAATGAAGCATATCAAACACCACTGACATATCCAGAATCTGATATAATGCAGAGTGGCTGGCTGATAGGGGAGAAGTATCTAAGTAGGAAACCAGCCCTAATAGATGCGAAACAGGGGAAGGGTAGAATAGTATTATACGCATTTAGACCACAATTTAGAGGGCAAACCCTAGGGACGTTCAAAACCATATTCAACGCCATAATACAATAA